The following proteins are encoded in a genomic region of Candidatus Beckwithbacteria bacterium:
- a CDS encoding glycosyltransferase family 2 protein, whose amino-acid sequence MDLSIIIVNYKTKDLTLQTLKSVFQAQPPKGKMEVILVDNASDDDTTITARKLFPPIKIIDSQTNIGFAGGNNLGIRQAKGRYVLLLNSDTLIEADTLVKMVEFMDNNPKAGLSTCQVKLLNGELDPASHRGFPTPWAAFTYFLGLEKIFPSSRIFGQYHLGCKNLREVHEIDSPSGAFFMLKKRALDQVGLLDETFFMYGEDIDLAYRLKKAGWQIIYTPITKIIHLKGASGISSSSKSQRLKTTASFFNTMKIFYHKHYQKKYLFLIKWLVFLGIDMVKLIKNIKIKLS is encoded by the coding sequence ATGGATTTATCGATTATTATTGTTAATTATAAAACCAAAGACTTGACTCTCCAAACACTAAAGTCAGTTTTCCAAGCCCAGCCGCCCAAAGGAAAAATGGAAGTGATTTTAGTCGATAACGCCAGTGACGATGACACGACCATTACTGCCAGAAAATTATTCCCGCCAATCAAGATTATTGACAGTCAAACAAATATCGGTTTTGCCGGCGGCAATAATTTAGGCATCCGTCAAGCCAAGGGAAGATATGTTCTTCTTCTAAATTCCGACACCTTAATTGAAGCCGATACCTTAGTGAAAATGGTTGAATTTATGGATAATAATCCCAAAGCCGGCCTGTCTACCTGTCAGGTAAAATTATTAAACGGAGAGCTCGATCCGGCTTCCCACCGGGGATTTCCGACACCCTGGGCCGCTTTCACTTATTTTTTGGGTTTAGAGAAAATTTTTCCCTCTAGCCGGATTTTTGGTCAATACCATCTGGGCTGTAAGAATTTAAGAGAGGTTCACGAAATTGATTCCCCGTCTGGCGCTTTTTTTATGCTTAAAAAGCGCGCCCTGGACCAAGTTGGACTGCTCGACGAAACCTTTTTTATGTATGGTGAAGATATTGACTTAGCCTATCGTCTTAAAAAAGCCGGTTGGCAAATAATTTATACTCCGATCACTAAAATTATTCATTTAAAGGGCGCTTCGGGAATCAGTTCATCATCTAAATCCCAGCGTCTTAAAACCACTGCCAGCTTTTTTAATACGATGAAGATTTTTTATCATAAACACTATCAAAAAAAATACTTATTTCTTATTAAGTGGCTGGTTTTTTTAGGAATCGATATGGTTAAATTAATAAAGAATATTAAAATAAAACTTTCCTAA
- a CDS encoding glycosyltransferase yields the protein MKILMLTPYLPYPLYSGGQIRTYNLLKNLAKKHEISLFSFIRSEKEKAFIPELKKFCQQVRVFKRRRAWDLRNIGLAAFSPYPFLVSIYLSRSLKKTIETELMTGNYDLIHAETFYVMPNLPKNIPIPTLLVEQTIEYLVYQKFVETTKLFPLKPLLYLDVAKIKLWEKYFWNQATRLAAMSEGDKQIMLDQTGKKVSIDVVANGVDVDFFASGKNGQTRQPTVLFVGNFKWLPNKDAAKFLVKKIWPLIKKSLPQARLWIVGRNPTPDILNLDNQPGVEVRADVRDIRQVLRQAHVLLAPIRNGRGTKYKVLEAMASGLPVVTTKLGIEGIDYASSVLIAEDAVNLAKKTLSILTNKTLSSSLAAKARKIVYSRYNWSVISQHLDSIYLKLGQIKL from the coding sequence ATGAAGATTTTAATGTTAACGCCTTATTTGCCTTATCCTTTGTATTCCGGCGGCCAAATCAGAACCTACAACCTTCTTAAAAATTTAGCCAAAAAACACGAAATTTCTTTGTTTAGTTTTATCCGTTCCGAAAAAGAAAAAGCCTTTATTCCCGAGCTTAAAAAATTCTGTCAACAGGTAAGGGTATTTAAGCGCCGCCGGGCCTGGGACTTAAGGAACATTGGTTTGGCCGCCTTTAGTCCTTATCCGTTTTTAGTTTCTATTTATTTATCCCGGTCTTTAAAAAAGACCATTGAAACAGAATTAATGACCGGCAACTATGACTTAATTCATGCGGAAACATTTTACGTCATGCCGAATTTGCCTAAAAATATTCCCATCCCGACTTTATTAGTTGAACAAACTATCGAATACCTGGTTTACCAGAAATTTGTTGAAACAACCAAACTTTTTCCCTTAAAACCCCTGCTTTATTTGGATGTTGCTAAAATTAAGCTTTGGGAAAAATATTTTTGGAATCAAGCGACCCGTTTGGCGGCAATGTCCGAGGGAGATAAACAAATAATGCTTGACCAAACCGGTAAAAAAGTCAGTATTGATGTTGTTGCCAATGGTGTCGATGTTGACTTTTTTGCTTCAGGAAAAAATGGCCAGACTCGTCAGCCGACTGTTTTATTTGTCGGCAACTTTAAATGGCTGCCTAACAAAGACGCGGCTAAATTTCTGGTTAAAAAGATTTGGCCGCTGATCAAAAAATCTTTACCTCAGGCTCGGCTCTGGATTGTTGGCCGTAATCCCACTCCGGATATCTTAAATTTGGATAACCAACCAGGAGTAGAAGTTCGGGCCGACGTTCGGGATATTCGTCAAGTTCTCAGGCAAGCGCATGTGCTGCTGGCACCGATTAGAAACGGCCGGGGAACGAAATATAAAGTATTGGAGGCCATGGCTTCGGGATTGCCGGTGGTAACGACGAAACTGGGGATTGAAGGCATCGATTATGCCTCATCGGTTCTGATTGCTGAAGACGCGGTTAATTTGGCGAAAAAAACTTTATCAATTTTAACCAATAAAACTTTGTCAAGTAGTTTGGCCGCTAAAGCCCGTAAGATTGTTTACTCCCGCTATAATTGGTCGGTGATTTCCCAGCACTTGGATTCAATTTATCTTAAATTAGGCCAAATAAAACTTTAA
- a CDS encoding glycosyltransferase family 39 protein — translation MKKKLINFLAIFFIFALTFVVRLYRINNPVADWHSWRQADTAAVARNFIKSGFNLLYPQSDSLLALNTKRLPNPTRLFINEFPFYNALVAVLYRQLGIHEYLARLVSVFFASLGAVFLLLLTKKLFGQKIGLTAALFYALNPYNIYYGRVIMPDPIFVSLSIISLYLFIHWLEKQKLVLGILLAFVFSLAMLVKPYAVFIAFPMLYWALVNQGFRIFKNKQAYLIALIATVPILLWRYHYFLHPEANFDTSWLFNQTEIRFTGAFFRWLIFERMNRLIFATGGFVLLIIGVLNSYQNKTRALIFIWFLSVILYMTIFAMGNVTHDYYQLPIMPVGSILVAFGFWHIINQSKKILPRIFNILIALSLLVISFAFGWYEVRGFFNINRWEIVKAGQAVDRLTPKDALVIAAYNSDPAFLYQTNRYGWPDGTDIEAKIKAGADYYVSVNYDNVAQDLESQCGVLLKTAEYIIIPVKNCL, via the coding sequence ATGAAAAAAAAGCTGATTAATTTCTTAGCCATCTTTTTTATTTTTGCCTTAACTTTTGTCGTTAGGCTTTACCGGATTAATAATCCGGTAGCCGACTGGCATTCCTGGCGCCAGGCAGACACTGCGGCCGTCGCCCGCAATTTTATTAAAAGCGGCTTTAATCTTTTATATCCGCAATCCGACAGTCTCTTGGCTTTAAATACGAAGAGACTGCCTAACCCCACCCGCTTATTCATTAATGAATTTCCTTTTTATAACGCCTTGGTGGCTGTTTTATACCGCCAGTTGGGGATTCATGAATATTTAGCGCGTTTAGTCAGCGTCTTTTTTGCCAGCTTAGGGGCAGTTTTCTTATTACTTTTAACCAAAAAACTTTTTGGCCAAAAAATCGGCCTGACCGCCGCTCTTTTTTATGCCTTAAATCCTTACAATATTTATTACGGCCGGGTAATTATGCCTGATCCGATTTTTGTATCGCTTTCCATTATTAGTCTGTATTTATTTATTCATTGGCTGGAAAAGCAAAAACTGGTCTTGGGTATATTACTGGCTTTTGTTTTCAGCTTAGCCATGTTAGTTAAACCTTATGCTGTTTTTATCGCTTTCCCGATGCTTTATTGGGCATTGGTTAATCAGGGTTTCCGGATTTTCAAAAACAAACAAGCTTATTTAATTGCTCTAATTGCCACTGTGCCGATTTTATTATGGCGCTATCATTATTTTCTTCACCCGGAGGCGAACTTCGATACTTCCTGGTTATTTAATCAGACCGAAATCCGTTTTACCGGCGCTTTTTTCCGCTGGCTGATTTTTGAAAGAATGAATCGGTTGATTTTTGCTACCGGCGGTTTTGTCCTGTTAATTATTGGCGTCCTGAATTCCTACCAGAATAAAACCAGAGCTCTAATTTTTATTTGGTTTTTATCGGTCATTCTTTATATGACAATTTTTGCTATGGGTAATGTAACTCATGATTATTACCAGCTACCGATAATGCCGGTCGGTTCAATCCTGGTCGCTTTTGGCTTCTGGCATATTATTAATCAATCTAAAAAAATTTTACCCAGAATATTTAATATTTTAATCGCTCTTTCTCTGCTGGTTATTTCCTTTGCTTTTGGTTGGTATGAAGTTAGGGGATTTTTTAATATTAACCGCTGGGAGATCGTTAAAGCAGGACAAGCCGTAGACCGTTTAACCCCTAAGGATGCCCTGGTGATTGCCGCTTATAATTCTGACCCCGCTTTTTTATATCAAACTAATCGTTATGGTTGGCCGGACGGGACGGATATTGAAGCAAAGATTAAAGCCGGAGCTGACTACTATGTTTCGGTTAATTATGACAATGTGGCGCAGGATTTGGAAAGCCAGTGCGGGGTTTTGTTAAAAACTGCCGAGTATATCATCATCCCGGTGAAGAATTGTTTATGA
- a CDS encoding O-antigen ligase family protein: protein MQKLSAWLNQNLLTLFAGFLLLFIPLYPKWPLFDILPGYNVRIRLEDILILGINLYFFIRVLRKKINLKQSFLFKPILIYLLIGFLSVLSAIFITKTINPEYLQIAKVYLHWLRRIEYFSLFFIFFFSLKSKKQIQFFLILIGLAIFGVTIYGFGQKYLYWPAYSTMNREFSKGIALYLTEHARVLSTFGGHFDLAAYIMMTLIPAILLIFLHPKLIWRVIVSILVLMEYWLLILTASRTSWIAFMVGISLAFLLLLKKHSRFWVFSRWFVVVALSTLIMVSFGDLSERFSQIFKLQGIKEIVLRPFRAPPKNGIALNENLTPEQQLSLVATNTDIPPTPTKSSVVTKPSDVYDDTYDKITAYLATGSGEKFVANYSDNALKYGLSAGIRLDTLWPNALKAFKQNPLLGTGYSTLVKAKVWEFTVAESTDNDFLRMLGETGLLGFLSFMAILLIIVRQLWRAFLQDKQPLYYGLFASGIAITFGLLANAVYIDVFESSKVAYSYWSIIGLLLALAALRKHEKKAD from the coding sequence ATGCAGAAGCTTTCCGCTTGGCTTAACCAGAATCTTTTAACTCTATTTGCCGGCTTTTTATTGCTTTTTATCCCGCTTTATCCGAAGTGGCCGTTATTTGATATTTTGCCCGGTTACAACGTCAGGATTAGACTCGAAGACATCTTAATTCTGGGGATTAATTTATATTTTTTCATCAGAGTTTTAAGAAAAAAAATTAATCTTAAACAGTCATTTTTGTTTAAACCAATACTCATCTATTTATTAATCGGTTTTCTTTCCGTTCTTTCGGCAATTTTTATTACTAAAACCATTAATCCCGAATATCTCCAGATTGCTAAAGTTTACCTTCATTGGCTTAGGCGCATTGAATACTTCTCTTTATTTTTTATTTTTTTCTTCAGCCTGAAGTCAAAAAAACAAATTCAATTCTTTTTGATTTTGATAGGTTTAGCTATTTTCGGCGTCACTATTTATGGCTTTGGTCAAAAATATCTTTACTGGCCCGCGTATTCCACTATGAATCGGGAATTTTCTAAAGGCATTGCCTTATATTTAACCGAACACGCCCGGGTTCTGTCTACTTTCGGCGGCCATTTTGACTTAGCCGCTTATATCATGATGACTTTAATTCCCGCGATTCTATTAATATTTCTCCACCCCAAACTAATTTGGCGGGTGATTGTTTCAATTTTGGTTTTAATGGAATACTGGCTATTAATTTTAACTGCTTCCCGCACCTCTTGGATAGCGTTCATGGTTGGAATCAGTCTGGCTTTTTTGCTGTTACTAAAAAAACATTCCCGGTTTTGGGTTTTTAGCCGTTGGTTTGTAGTTGTAGCCTTAAGCACCTTAATTATGGTTTCCTTCGGTGATTTATCGGAAAGATTCTCGCAAATTTTTAAACTGCAGGGAATTAAAGAAATAGTTTTAAGGCCTTTTCGCGCCCCGCCGAAAAACGGCATCGCTCTAAATGAAAACTTAACTCCGGAACAACAACTTAGTTTGGTCGCCACGAATACTGACATTCCACCCACACCGACAAAATCTTCGGTAGTAACTAAACCCTCCGACGTTTATGACGATACTTACGACAAAATCACAGCTTATTTAGCCACGGGTTCCGGAGAGAAATTTGTGGCTAATTACTCAGACAATGCTTTAAAATATGGCCTTTCTGCCGGAATCCGCTTGGATACGCTTTGGCCCAATGCCCTTAAGGCCTTTAAACAAAACCCCTTACTGGGAACCGGTTATTCTACCTTGGTCAAAGCTAAGGTTTGGGAATTTACCGTGGCTGAATCAACCGATAATGATTTTTTAAGAATGTTAGGGGAAACCGGTTTGTTAGGATTCTTAAGTTTTATGGCGATTCTTTTGATAATTGTGAGGCAGCTTTGGCGCGCTTTTTTGCAGGATAAGCAGCCGCTTTATTATGGTTTGTTTGCCAGCGGCATCGCCATTACTTTCGGACTACTGGCCAACGCTGTTTATATTGATGTGTTTGAATCTTCCAAAGTGGCTTATTCTTATTGGTCGATTATCGGTTTATTATTGGCTTTAGCCGCTTTAAGAAAACATGAAAAAAAAGCTGATTAA
- a CDS encoding glycosyltransferase family 2 protein — protein MDLSIIVVNYNTKKITADCLDTIRQSTDKLNKEVIVVDNASTDGSVAYLNQKFPRYKIISSAKNLGFAGGNNLGVKQATGNYVWLLNSDTLLEKNTISTLMKAVKTNNSLIASCRILNSNGSIQPQGGYLPDLWRLKAWMLFIDDLPLIKNLMRPYHQNLTSWFKQDQRPGWLSGTALLIKRDFYNQMKGLDQNIFMYGEDVEFCLRAAQKGIKIDYFAKPQLIHLGQASGSSSGAILGEYQGLKYIYQKHKSAWQFCCLRLLLKFGALLRVIILRRGLYAEAFRLA, from the coding sequence ATGGACCTTTCCATTATTGTTGTTAATTACAACACTAAAAAAATTACCGCTGATTGTCTTGATACAATCCGCCAGTCAACAGACAAACTTAATAAAGAAGTCATTGTTGTTGATAATGCCTCCACCGACGGTTCCGTGGCCTATTTAAACCAGAAATTTCCTCGATATAAAATAATTTCCTCTGCTAAGAACTTAGGCTTTGCCGGCGGCAATAACTTGGGAGTTAAACAGGCTACTGGTAATTATGTTTGGTTGTTAAATAGCGACACTTTATTAGAAAAGAATACAATTAGTACTCTCATGAAAGCTGTGAAAACTAATAATTCCTTGATTGCTTCCTGCCGAATATTAAATTCCAACGGATCAATTCAACCTCAGGGCGGATATCTGCCTGATTTATGGCGTTTGAAGGCCTGGATGTTATTTATCGACGATCTCCCTTTAATTAAAAACCTGATGAGGCCTTATCATCAAAACTTGACCAGTTGGTTTAAACAAGATCAGCGACCCGGTTGGTTGTCCGGAACAGCCTTACTGATTAAACGGGATTTTTATAATCAGATGAAAGGCCTTGACCAAAATATTTTTATGTATGGAGAAGATGTGGAATTTTGTTTAAGGGCCGCCCAAAAAGGAATAAAGATTGATTATTTTGCTAAACCTCAATTAATTCATTTAGGCCAAGCTTCTGGTTCCAGCTCTGGGGCCATCCTAGGAGAATATCAAGGCTTAAAATATATCTATCAAAAACACAAATCCGCTTGGCAATTTTGCTGTTTGCGCCTGTTGCTAAAATTTGGCGCTCTTTTAAGGGTTATAATATTAAGAAGAGGTCTTTATGCAGAAGCTTTCCGCTTGGCTTAA
- a CDS encoding glycosyltransferase family 1 protein, which produces MLIGIDANEANVQNRVGSNEFAYQILWQLYRQGSKQQFLIYLSSAPVADLPQPKANWQYRTFPPKFFWTQWRLPLSLYLDKNRPNVFLTLGHYAPRFSPIPTMVCIMDLAFLKFPDSFLKSDLYKLKNWTAYSVKHACHIFAISQATKNDIMTSYNIPENKISVVYPGVEQLKVSGKSLVDGQYLLYVGTLQPRKNLDALIEAFSSITHPVCDEFSHRVWKKWPQLVIAGKVGWKFKIKPVSHVKYLGYVPNEKLGALIKSATALVLPSLYEGFGIPVVQAMSLGTPVLVSRNSSLPEIVGDAGFYIEPPFGPDEIKQGIIKVLSLTTESKRTIINKAKIRAQQFKWSKAAEKILEVINDIKIAA; this is translated from the coding sequence ATGTTAATCGGGATTGACGCCAACGAAGCCAATGTTCAAAACCGCGTCGGCAGCAACGAGTTTGCCTATCAGATTCTTTGGCAGCTTTACCGCCAAGGCAGTAAGCAGCAATTTCTGATTTACCTATCCAGCGCGCCGGTGGCTGATTTGCCCCAGCCGAAAGCCAATTGGCAGTACCGGACCTTCCCGCCTAAATTTTTTTGGACCCAGTGGCGTTTACCTTTATCTTTATATTTAGATAAAAACCGACCGAATGTTTTTTTAACCTTAGGTCATTATGCCCCCCGTTTTTCTCCGATACCGACAATGGTTTGTATTATGGACTTGGCTTTTCTGAAATTCCCCGATTCTTTTCTGAAAAGTGATTTATACAAACTAAAAAACTGGACGGCTTATTCTGTTAAACATGCTTGTCATATTTTCGCCATTTCTCAAGCGACAAAAAACGACATTATGACCAGCTACAATATTCCTGAAAATAAAATTAGCGTCGTTTATCCGGGGGTTGAGCAACTTAAAGTTTCTGGTAAAAGTTTGGTTGATGGTCAGTATTTATTATATGTCGGTACTCTTCAACCGAGGAAAAATCTGGATGCCTTGATTGAAGCTTTCTCCTCTATCACACACCCGGTGTGTGATGAATTTTCACACCGGGTGTGGAAGAAATGGCCTCAATTGGTCATTGCTGGTAAAGTTGGTTGGAAGTTTAAGATAAAGCCAGTCTCTCACGTTAAATATCTTGGATATGTCCCGAACGAAAAACTGGGCGCGTTAATTAAATCCGCCACTGCCTTAGTTTTACCCAGTTTGTATGAAGGCTTTGGTATTCCTGTTGTCCAGGCCATGTCTCTTGGTACGCCTGTTTTGGTCAGCCGCAACTCGTCTTTACCGGAAATCGTCGGCGACGCTGGTTTCTACATTGAGCCGCCGTTTGGCCCAGACGAGATTAAACAAGGTATAATAAAAGTATTATCGCTAACCACAGAGAGTAAACGAACGATAATTAATAAGGCAAAAATTAGAGCGCAGCAATTTAAATGGTCAAAAGCTGCAGAGAAAATTTTGGAGGTAATCAATGACATCAAAATTGCTGCTTAA
- a CDS encoding glycosyltransferase family 1 protein, with translation MRIGIDISQIVYQTGVSRYTTELVKHLLKIDHQNEYFLYAGSWRQRQFLKDFFNQVKTGKSTLKLSWFSPKLADLFWNRLNLWPPADSLDVFHASNWVLPRTKSKLVTTIHDLTFLKYPKTLPAYLVAVHTRHLQRAKKYADQIITVSQSTKKDLIDYGIPATKIKVVYEAASPIFKPVNPSAAKRKYSLTKPYFLSVGTLEPRKNIKNLIKAFALLPKRYSPELVIAGKFGWGENYPNHLGVKFIGFIPDEDLAGLYSGAKAFIYPSLYEGFGLPVLEAMSCGCPVITSNLSSLPEVGGDAALYVNPEDIKAISQAMIVVPKLNLREKSLAQAKKFSWQNSARETLKIYQEVAGC, from the coding sequence ATGAGAATCGGTATTGATATTTCCCAGATTGTGTATCAGACAGGGGTTTCCCGCTATACGACCGAGTTGGTCAAACATTTGCTAAAAATCGATCATCAAAACGAATACTTTCTTTACGCCGGCAGTTGGCGGCAAAGACAGTTTTTAAAAGATTTTTTTAATCAGGTCAAAACCGGCAAATCCACTTTAAAATTAAGCTGGTTTAGCCCTAAATTGGCTGATTTATTTTGGAACCGGCTTAATCTTTGGCCTCCGGCTGATTCTTTAGATGTTTTTCATGCCTCTAACTGGGTCTTACCACGAACAAAATCTAAACTGGTTACGACGATTCACGACCTGACCTTTTTAAAGTATCCGAAAACACTTCCGGCTTATTTAGTTGCCGTTCATACCCGGCATTTACAGCGGGCTAAAAAATATGCTGATCAGATAATCACCGTTTCTCAAAGTACCAAAAAAGATTTAATCGATTACGGTATTCCTGCCACAAAAATAAAAGTTGTTTATGAAGCCGCATCTCCAATTTTTAAGCCCGTTAATCCCTCTGCTGCCAAAAGAAAATATAGCTTAACTAAACCTTATTTCTTAAGTGTTGGTACCCTTGAGCCCAGAAAAAATATAAAGAATTTAATTAAAGCTTTTGCCCTACTGCCTAAACGCTATAGCCCTGAATTAGTTATTGCCGGTAAGTTTGGTTGGGGAGAGAATTATCCAAATCACCTTGGGGTGAAATTTATCGGCTTTATCCCTGATGAAGATCTAGCCGGCCTGTATTCCGGAGCTAAAGCTTTTATTTACCCGTCATTATACGAGGGCTTTGGTTTGCCGGTTTTAGAAGCCATGTCTTGTGGTTGCCCGGTGATTACTTCTAATCTTTCCAGTTTACCGGAAGTCGGCGGCGACGCGGCTTTGTATGTTAATCCTGAGGATATCAAAGCAATTAGCCAGGCAATGATTGTTGTTCCAAAATTAAACTTAAGAGAAAAGTCTTTAGCTCAGGCAAAAAAGTTTTCCTGGCAAAATTCAGCCAGAGAAACCTTAAAAATTTACCAGGAGGTAGCCGGATGTTAA
- a CDS encoding glycosyltransferase family 39 protein, with product MFWILLLSLFLRLINLNQSLWLDEALQFKSIYYFSLKDLLTVYLPGDFNPPLSYLVNFFFSRIFGYSEIALRLPSVIFGVLTVWLVYKLSRGKIWPALLLATSGLHIYYSQEARMYSLAALAVTASFWFLLKKRWFWYGLFSLMAIYTHYLTVFIFPAQLIYILISHRQLLKKMLLSWLAVALGFLPWLPIFLQQLKGGQTAVGTNWGNVVGSLTLKNILLIPVKFLIGRISLDNKYLYALLISVPLILIIYLFYKTIHHWRKNIFLLSWLFIPLILIILFSIKLPVLSYFRLLFLLPAFYLLIANYSKKIIYFYLGLNLVCSAVYLFNPAFHREDWKNLVKKIGQGEPVLIIPAVNAPLKYYYAGEVFDDVPSVSKFWYIPYAEPIFDPGLSLRQKIIDAGFQEIQETSFRPNLTLIQYKR from the coding sequence ATGTTTTGGATTTTATTACTAAGTTTATTTTTACGCTTAATTAATCTAAACCAATCGCTTTGGCTGGATGAAGCACTTCAATTTAAATCAATTTATTATTTTTCCTTAAAAGATTTATTGACGGTTTATTTACCCGGCGACTTTAACCCGCCGTTAAGTTATTTAGTTAATTTTTTCTTTAGTCGTATTTTTGGCTATTCGGAGATTGCCCTGCGTTTACCGTCAGTTATTTTTGGTGTTTTAACCGTTTGGCTGGTTTATAAATTGAGCCGGGGAAAAATCTGGCCGGCTTTATTACTAGCCACTTCCGGTCTCCATATTTATTATTCCCAGGAAGCCCGGATGTATAGTTTGGCCGCGCTGGCAGTGACCGCTTCTTTCTGGTTCTTACTCAAAAAACGCTGGTTTTGGTACGGTTTATTTTCTTTAATGGCAATTTATACCCATTATTTAACTGTTTTTATTTTTCCAGCCCAACTGATTTATATCTTGATTAGCCACCGCCAATTGCTGAAAAAAATGTTATTAAGTTGGTTAGCCGTTGCTTTAGGGTTTTTACCCTGGCTGCCTATTTTCTTACAGCAGCTTAAAGGCGGTCAGACGGCAGTCGGGACCAACTGGGGCAATGTTGTCGGAAGCCTGACTTTGAAAAATATTTTATTAATTCCCGTTAAATTTTTAATCGGCCGAATTTCTTTAGACAATAAATATCTTTATGCTTTATTGATCAGTGTGCCCCTAATTCTAATAATTTATCTATTTTATAAAACTATTCATCATTGGCGGAAAAATATTTTTCTGCTGTCCTGGTTGTTTATTCCCTTAATTCTAATCATTTTATTTTCTATTAAGCTTCCGGTTTTATCTTATTTTCGCTTGCTGTTTTTATTGCCGGCTTTCTATCTCCTGATTGCCAATTACTCCAAAAAAATTATTTATTTTTATTTAGGCCTGAACTTGGTTTGCAGTGCCGTTTATTTATTTAATCCGGCCTTTCACCGGGAGGATTGGAAAAATTTAGTTAAAAAAATAGGTCAAGGCGAACCAGTGCTTATTATTCCCGCTGTCAATGCTCCTTTAAAATATTATTATGCCGGAGAAGTTTTCGATGATGTTCCTTCTGTGTCAAAGTTTTGGTACATTCCTTACGCTGAACCGATTTTTGACCCCGGTTTATCCTTACGCCAAAAGATTATTGATGCCGGCTTTCAGGAAATTCAGGAAACTTCCTTCCGCCCTAACCTGACTCTGATACAATATAAGAGATGA
- a CDS encoding glycosyltransferase family 2 protein, translated as MTVSVVIPSYNSDKTIRQCLESLIKQSQKPEIIVVDDGSGDNTVRIVRSFSQIKLLTKKHHGPGAARNLGVKNAHGEILVFVDSDMKFDQNFLTDLTKPIMEGYAKGSWSGNELVANWDKVWARCWNYNQNRFSPHMIGSRGQRRVFRAVLKSEFDKVNGFDSTGYTDDWSLVKKLGFNPAVTQAKFYHSNPETLLKIFSQARWIGKRQYKFGKLGTILTIIKSTAGFSVLIGLFKSVIFITPQFLIFKLVYDLGIMLGALENLCFGFYY; from the coding sequence ATGACCGTCAGTGTGGTTATCCCGTCATATAATTCGGACAAAACAATCAGGCAGTGCTTAGAGTCTTTGATCAAACAAAGCCAAAAGCCGGAAATTATCGTGGTTGATGACGGATCCGGCGATAATACTGTCAGGATTGTCCGCTCTTTTTCTCAAATAAAACTGTTAACCAAAAAGCATCATGGCCCAGGGGCGGCGCGTAATCTTGGTGTCAAAAATGCTCATGGAGAAATTTTGGTTTTTGTGGATAGCGACATGAAATTTGACCAAAATTTCTTGACAGATTTAACCAAGCCGATTATGGAGGGTTATGCTAAAGGGAGTTGGTCCGGCAATGAGTTGGTAGCTAACTGGGACAAGGTTTGGGCGCGCTGCTGGAACTACAACCAAAATCGTTTTTCCCCTCACATGATTGGTAGTCGCGGTCAGCGTCGGGTGTTTCGGGCAGTTTTAAAATCCGAGTTTGACAAAGTTAACGGGTTTGATTCCACGGGTTATACCGATGACTGGAGTTTGGTGAAAAAACTTGGGTTTAACCCAGCTGTCACCCAGGCAAAATTTTATCATTCCAATCCGGAAACTTTATTAAAAATATTTTCCCAAGCTCGCTGGATCGGCAAACGACAATATAAATTTGGCAAGTTGGGGACTATTTTAACGATTATTAAATCCACTGCCGGCTTCTCTGTTTTAATCGGCTTGTTTAAATCTGTAATTTTTATTACTCCTCAATTTTTAATTTTTAAACTTGTCTATGATTTAGGAATTATGTTGGGTGCTTTGGAGAATTTATGTTTTGGATTTTATTACTAA